GCAACGCGAGCAGCGAGCCGATGAACGCGATTACCGCAGCAGCCATGTAGGCGGCGTGATACGCATCGACGTTAGGCGGCCCGTCGATGGTCCCCCCGACGGTCGTACCGACGACAGCCATCACGCTCCCGAGGACCGCGATCCCGATCGCGCTACCCAACTGGCGTTGCACCGAAAAGAGCGTCGATGCACGGCCTGTCTCGGACTTCGAAACCGTTGCCAGGCTGGCGGCCTGGTTGGGCAGGAAGATGTAGGCCATGCACACCCCGAGCGCGAACATGAGGATACGCACCGGCCAGGGACCACCCTCCAGCGTCAGGCGGGACATGATGAGCGCCACGCACCCAAGCCCGGCCATGCCGCCGACCATGAGCCTGCGTGGCCCGAATCTGGGATAGAGCCGCGCGACCAATTGGGTCGAGCAGACGACACCAATGGCCTCGGGGAAGGTGGTCAGACCAGATTCGAGGGGACTCACGCCCCTCCCCTCCTGCAGGAAGACCGGCGTCACGAAGAGGATTCCCAGAAATGCCGCCGACGAGAAGAACGAGACGACGGCTGTGGCGCCAAACAGCTTGTTCTTGAAGAGCCGAAGTTGCACCATCGGCTCCGGCTTGTGCAGCTCGACGTAGACGAACGAGAGCATCAGGGCGATCCCGATGCCAGCGGCGGCAAGCACCAGCGGCGCTGTCCACCCCTGCCGGTTCCCCTGATTGAGCGCGAACATCACACAGGCCAGCCCGAAGCTGCCCAGGACGAATCCGGCGATGTCGAATCCGCCTGGCGCCGCTTCCGTGTGCTCCTCGAGAAAGAGACCGCCAAACACGAGCGCGGTAAGCCCGACCGGGACATTGACGAAGAAAATCGCGTGCCAGGAGAACTTCTCCACCAGGAAGCCACCCACAAGGGGGCCACAGGCTGGACCGATGATGAGCGCGAACATGAGGATGCGCGAGATGCGCACCCGTTCTTCTGGAGGATACGTGCGATAGAGCATCGCCATCCCCACCGGGATGATCAGTCCGCCGCCGGCGCCCTGGATGATGCGCGTTCCGACCAGCATCTCGTAGCTTTGCGCCATGCCGCTCAAGAGGGAACCCAGGGTAAAAATTCCCAACGCGAGCAAGAAGATGCGCTTGGTGCCGAACCGGTCTCCCAGCCAGCCGGAAGCCGGAATGAACATGGCCATGCTGACCAGATAGCCGATCAGGATGCCCTGCATCTCGTCCGGCGTGCGGCCGAACTCGCGGCCGAGCGTCGCGAACGCCACCGTGACCATGGTCGAATCGAGCGAGTTCATCATCATGCCGCAGACGTACACCACGGCCACGACGAGTTTCTGGTTGAGCTTGCGCGAGCCCACGCGGGCCATTCCGATCACGTTTCCAGTCGAAGGAGTCCTGGACCTTCAGTGCGCGACGACGACATTCTGGCTAGGATACTCGGCAACGCCGAGAATCCATCCGCCATATCCGCCGAACGACACGAGACTGAGTACAGGTTCTTCGCTGAAGTCGAAAAAGGAGCGGATCGTTCTTCCGCCCCTCTCTCCCGTCGAGCATTTGCGTTGGGGAACGAAGCGCTGACCCCAAAATCCCGCCTAGTAGGACTGTCCAGCTGCGATCGCCGCGCGTTTGCGCTCTTTCGCCCGGTCGTCCTGGGATAGGAGCCGCTTGCGGAGACGGTAGGACTTGGGTGTCACCTCCAGCAGCTCGTCGTCAGCCAGGAAGTCGAGCGATTGCTCCAGACTCAGAACTACCGGAGGGGTCAGCTTGACCGCGATGTCCGAGGTGCTGGAGCGGATGTTGGTGAGCTTCTTGGCGCGGCAGACGTTGACCACCAGATCGCCCTGGCGCGGTTGCTGACCGACGATCATGCCCTCGTAGACCTCGGTCTGCGGATCGATGAAGATCACGCCGCGTTCCTGTGCGTTGGCGATCCCGTTGGCCAGGGCAACTCCGGTTTCTGAGGCAACCAGCGCGCCGGTGCGTTGCGAATCGATGGGTCCGTAGAACGGCTCGAAACCGATCAGACGGGATGCCATGACCCCATTGCCCTTGGTGGCGGTCAGGAACGCGTTGCGCAGACCGATGAGTCCGCGGGTCGGGATCGCGAATTCGAGGCGCACATTGCCGCGGCCATCGTTGACCATGTTCATCATCTGCGCGCGGCGTCCACCGACCAAATCGGTGACCGCGCCGACGAACGACTCGGTTGTATCGATCAGCAGGTGCTCGATGGGCTCGTATGTCTCGCCATCGATCGTGCGGGTAATCGCTTCCGGGCGGGATACCTGGAACTCGTAGCCTTCGCGGCGCATCGTTTCGATCAGGATCGAGAGGTGCAGCTCGCCGCGGCCGGAAACCGAGAAGACATCGGCCTGATCGGTCGA
The sequence above is drawn from the Thermomicrobiales bacterium genome and encodes:
- a CDS encoding MDR family MFS transporter; protein product: MARVGSRKLNQKLVVAVVYVCGMMMNSLDSTMVTVAFATLGREFGRTPDEMQGILIGYLVSMAMFIPASGWLGDRFGTKRIFLLALGIFTLGSLLSGMAQSYEMLVGTRIIQGAGGGLIIPVGMAMLYRTYPPEERVRISRILMFALIIGPACGPLVGGFLVEKFSWHAIFFVNVPVGLTALVFGGLFLEEHTEAAPGGFDIAGFVLGSFGLACVMFALNQGNRQGWTAPLVLAAAGIGIALMLSFVYVELHKPEPMVQLRLFKNKLFGATAVVSFFSSAAFLGILFVTPVFLQEGRGVSPLESGLTTFPEAIGVVCSTQLVARLYPRFGPRRLMVGGMAGLGCVALIMSRLTLEGGPWPVRILMFALGVCMAYIFLPNQAASLATVSKSETGRASTLFSVQRQLGSAIGIAVLGSVMAVVGTTVGGTIDGPPNVDAYHAAYMAAAVIAFIGSLLALRVPDSEAAHTMVRQTKVKRKKPAPKRDSLADQNTVSS